In Sphaeramia orbicularis chromosome 12, fSphaOr1.1, whole genome shotgun sequence, the following proteins share a genomic window:
- the LOC115430600 gene encoding LOW QUALITY PROTEIN: major intrinsically disordered NOTCH2-binding receptor 1-like (The sequence of the model RefSeq protein was modified relative to this genomic sequence to represent the inferred CDS: inserted 1 base in 1 codon) yields the protein MDISALPNNNHPEKFLQLDVGMLPVTHGMFQVGAVMSSHKHWHNRVYFQREQRIRADTRSPPSPEGSPVVFVDRYLEKHITPVTFKSNIKTNPLYMDIRAMDAVDNEKXQPSWTVQEYDTQTIHGNLADYLKEGEKTPKDLDFWLEDLYTPGFDSLLRKKEAEERRKRLCKIFSLAVLSICVILIVIIVPVVVLKKKN from the exons ATGGACATCTCTGCTCTGCCCAACAATAACCACCCGGAGAAGTTCCTCCAGCTGGACGTGGGGATGCTGCCGGTCACCCACGGGATGTTCCAGGTCGGAGCTGTCATGTCCAGTCACAAACACTGGCACAACAGGGTCTACTTCCAG AGGGAACAGAGGATCAGAGCTGACACCAGGTCACCTCCGTCTCCAGAGGGTTCTCCTGTGGTGTTCGTGGACAGATATCTGGAGAAGCACATCACTCCTGTCACTTTTAAGTCCAACATTAAGACCAACCCTCTGTACATGGACATTAGAGCGATGGACGCCGTGGACAACGAGA TTCAACCATCGTGGACTGTACAGGAGTACGACACGCAAACCATCCACGGGAACCTCGCTGACTATTTAAAG GAGGGGGAGAAGACTCCAAAAGACTTGGACTTCTGGCTGGAGGACCTCTACACACCTGGATTTGACTCTTTACTGAGGAAGAAAGAAGCAGAAGAGAGAAGGAAAAGACTTTGTAAAATATTCTCTTTGGctgttttgtccatttgtgtaatACTTATTGTGATCATAGTGCCAGTTGTggttctaaaaaagaaaaactga